One Luteibacter aegosomaticola genomic window carries:
- a CDS encoding alpha-ketoacid dehydrogenase subunit beta, which yields MAQITLIEAVTQALAYEMRNDDSVVVLGEDVGVNGGVFRATQGLQEQFGEERVIDTPLDEGTIAGLTIGLAVQGMKPVAEAQFEGFIYPMMEHIACHAARMRNRTRGRMTVPAVWRAPWGGGIRAPEHHSEANEHLFTNIPGLRVVMPSSPARAYGLLLAAIRDPDPVIFFEPKRIYRQYKEEVPDDGEALPLDVCFVLRDGTDVTLVTWGAQVKECLEAADELAQQGISAEVIDVATLTPLDFDTIAESVTKTGRCVIVHEAPKTAGFGAEIAARLSEECLYSLLAPVERVTGFDTHIPLFRLEMKYLPSVERIVEAAQRTLAAS from the coding sequence ATGGCACAAATCACTCTTATCGAAGCCGTGACCCAGGCGCTCGCCTACGAAATGCGCAACGACGATAGCGTCGTGGTGCTCGGCGAAGACGTCGGCGTCAACGGTGGCGTGTTCCGCGCTACCCAGGGCCTGCAGGAACAGTTCGGCGAAGAGCGCGTCATCGACACGCCGCTGGACGAAGGCACCATCGCCGGCCTGACCATCGGTCTCGCCGTGCAGGGCATGAAGCCGGTCGCCGAAGCGCAGTTCGAAGGCTTCATCTACCCGATGATGGAGCACATCGCCTGCCACGCCGCGCGCATGCGCAACCGTACCCGCGGCCGCATGACCGTGCCGGCCGTGTGGCGCGCCCCGTGGGGCGGCGGCATTCGCGCACCGGAGCATCACTCCGAGGCGAACGAGCACCTGTTCACCAACATCCCGGGCCTGCGCGTGGTCATGCCGTCGTCGCCGGCGCGTGCCTACGGCCTGCTGCTCGCCGCCATCCGTGACCCGGATCCGGTGATCTTCTTCGAGCCGAAGCGCATCTACCGCCAGTACAAGGAAGAAGTGCCCGATGACGGCGAGGCGCTGCCGCTCGACGTCTGCTTCGTCCTGCGCGACGGTACCGACGTCACCCTCGTCACCTGGGGTGCGCAGGTCAAGGAATGCCTTGAAGCCGCCGATGAACTCGCCCAGCAGGGCATCAGCGCCGAAGTCATCGACGTCGCCACGCTGACCCCGCTCGATTTCGACACGATCGCCGAATCGGTCACCAAGACCGGCCGTTGCGTCATCGTGCACGAAGCGCCGAAGACCGCTGGTTTCGGTGCGGAAATCGCTGCCCGTCTGTCGGAAGAATGCCTGTACAGCCTGCTCGCGCCGGTCGAGCGCGTCACCGGCTTCGATACGCACATCCCGCTGTTCCGCCTGGAAATGAAGTACCTGCCCAGCGTCGAACGCATCGTCGAAGCCGCCCAGCGCACGCTGGCTGCCTCCTGA
- a CDS encoding dihydrolipoamide acetyltransferase family protein: protein MADIKTFFLPDLGEGLPDATVVEWHVKEGDTIKLDAPLVSMETAKAVVDVPSPYSGTVKKLHGGVGDIIETGASLADFEIDPNARQRAEAESTGHHHGPKKGVGSPATDDPSKVVASDDGGEIDPPKASADREDEGTVVGAMVSGNAVHTEQVSSAGGVKAVPAVRAAAKKLKVDLTRVQPTGAGGVITMADVKNAAANGSAAVGAAPARSAAAQHLAPSLPEPGPAPTRTPVSLAGKAVRTAPPGKEAMGQPEQLKGVRRNMARVMADAHAQVVPTTIVDDADLHAWIGKQDITARLIRAIVVACKAVPALNAWFNGKDLTRTLHPHVDIGIAVDTEDGLFVPALRNADVLDGAGVRAAIKRLRASVEDRSIPASELSGYTISLSNFGMFAGRYATPVVVPPTVAIIGAGKLSHDVVAVMGGIEVHRRMPLSLTFDHRAATGGEAARFLKAMIDDLGLPN, encoded by the coding sequence ATGGCCGATATCAAGACCTTTTTCCTGCCGGACCTCGGCGAAGGCCTGCCCGACGCGACCGTCGTCGAGTGGCACGTCAAGGAAGGCGACACGATCAAGCTCGACGCCCCGCTGGTGTCGATGGAAACCGCGAAGGCCGTCGTTGACGTGCCCTCGCCGTACTCCGGCACCGTGAAGAAGCTGCACGGTGGCGTGGGCGACATCATCGAGACCGGCGCCTCGCTGGCCGATTTCGAGATCGACCCGAATGCCCGCCAGCGTGCCGAAGCGGAATCCACCGGCCACCATCACGGCCCGAAGAAGGGCGTCGGTTCGCCGGCTACGGATGATCCGTCGAAGGTCGTCGCTTCCGATGACGGTGGCGAGATCGATCCGCCGAAGGCTTCGGCCGATCGCGAAGACGAAGGCACCGTCGTGGGCGCCATGGTCAGCGGCAATGCCGTGCACACCGAGCAGGTCTCCAGCGCCGGTGGCGTCAAGGCCGTGCCGGCAGTGCGTGCCGCTGCCAAGAAGCTCAAGGTGGACCTCACCCGCGTGCAGCCGACCGGCGCCGGTGGCGTCATCACCATGGCTGACGTGAAGAACGCGGCCGCCAATGGTTCGGCTGCCGTGGGCGCTGCCCCGGCCCGCTCCGCTGCCGCCCAGCACCTCGCGCCGTCGCTGCCGGAACCGGGCCCCGCCCCGACCCGCACGCCGGTGTCGCTGGCTGGCAAGGCCGTTCGCACCGCGCCCCCGGGCAAGGAAGCGATGGGCCAGCCGGAACAGCTGAAGGGCGTTCGCCGCAACATGGCGCGCGTCATGGCCGATGCGCATGCCCAGGTCGTGCCGACCACCATCGTGGACGACGCCGACCTGCACGCCTGGATCGGCAAGCAGGACATCACCGCCCGCCTGATCCGCGCGATCGTCGTGGCCTGCAAGGCCGTGCCGGCGCTCAACGCATGGTTCAACGGAAAGGACCTGACCCGCACGCTGCATCCGCATGTGGATATCGGTATCGCGGTAGATACGGAAGACGGTCTGTTCGTGCCGGCCCTGCGTAACGCCGACGTGCTCGACGGTGCCGGCGTCCGCGCTGCCATCAAGCGCCTGCGCGCTTCGGTGGAAGACCGCAGCATCCCGGCCTCGGAGCTTTCGGGCTACACGATCAGCCTGAGCAACTTCGGCATGTTCGCCGGCCGTTACGCCACCCCGGTGGTCGTGCCGCCGACCGTCGCCATCATCGGCGCCGGCAAGCTCAGCCACGATGTGGTCGCCGTCATGGGCGGTATCGAAGTGCACCGCCGCATGCCGCTGTCGCTCACCTTCGACCACCGCGCCGCCACCGGCGGTGAGGCTGCGCGCTTCCTGAAGGCCATGATCGACGACCTGGGCCTGCCGAACTAA